From Actinomyces sp. oral taxon 171 str. F0337, one genomic window encodes:
- the folP gene encoding dihydropteroate synthase, which yields MPRDRTLLMGVLNVTPDSFSDGGRWAAPEAAAAHARELITQGADIIDIGGESTRPGAQRVDVDTEISRVLPVVRALLADGTDGTGTAGSAVISVDTIHAATAEAAIDAGAHIINDVSGGLADPAMHGLIARTGVVYVCQHWRGDPETMDRLTDYPGGVVAGVEAELRERLSELDAAGVDRSQVVLDPGLGFAKTHAQSWELLAATSRLIADLGQPILVGSSRKRFLAQAAEAEATPVQRDAATAATTALAAAAGAWAVRVHEVPANRAAVRTASLWKEHQ from the coding sequence GTGCCCCGCGACCGGACGCTCCTCATGGGCGTCCTCAACGTCACTCCTGACTCCTTCTCCGACGGCGGCCGTTGGGCCGCCCCCGAGGCGGCCGCCGCCCACGCCCGCGAGCTCATCACCCAGGGCGCCGACATCATCGACATCGGCGGGGAGTCCACCCGCCCCGGCGCCCAGAGGGTCGACGTCGACACCGAGATCTCCCGCGTCCTGCCCGTGGTGCGCGCGCTCCTCGCCGACGGGACAGACGGGACAGGCACTGCCGGCAGCGCCGTCATCTCGGTGGACACCATCCATGCCGCCACCGCCGAGGCCGCCATCGACGCCGGCGCCCACATCATCAACGACGTCTCCGGAGGCCTGGCCGACCCCGCCATGCACGGCCTCATCGCCCGCACCGGCGTCGTCTACGTCTGCCAGCACTGGCGCGGCGACCCCGAGACCATGGACCGGCTCACCGACTACCCCGGCGGCGTCGTCGCCGGGGTCGAGGCGGAGCTGCGCGAGCGCCTGAGTGAGCTCGACGCCGCCGGGGTGGACCGCTCCCAGGTGGTCCTGGACCCCGGACTCGGCTTCGCCAAAACCCACGCCCAGTCCTGGGAGCTGCTGGCGGCCACCTCCCGCCTCATCGCCGACCTCGGTCAGCCGATACTGGTCGGCTCCTCCCGCAAGCGCTTCCTCGCCCAGGCCGCCGAGGCCGAGGCCACCCCCGTCCAGCGCGACGCCGCCACCGCCGCCACCACCGCCCTGGCCGCCGCCGCAGGCGCCTGGGCCGTCAGAGTCCACGAGGTCCCGGCCAACCGGGCCGCCGTCCGCACCGCCTCCCTCTGGAAGGAACATCAGTGA
- the folK gene encoding 2-amino-4-hydroxy-6-hydroxymethyldihydropteridine diphosphokinase — protein sequence MSTTVSATTDRISLVGLSARGHHGVLPFEREEGQLFTVDVILDLGQRGTAVAAVTDSVTDAVDYSRVANGIVSIIEGEPVNLIESLADRIAERVLSFPRVVAAEVTVHKPQAPLDVAFEDVSVTIHRVADAAAGHGGAPASSQAAWAAQAEAPVAVSAQSYASPSSSASPVAAVSPAAPSYEPPAATAAAPLVSEVPDFAGSSFTGGDASAAAAPVVPTSEPPITPTPSPASPLEAPARSSFAAAAPSIPTPMPVEPSVPGGGVESTRSWAPDWATDGADSSVSSDSSWAPEAPEISEALSQSSSAAAGSHAASSALETPSTSAPTAASAGRTAGADGFVSLAADALGSVPVVTEPEPAASSYAEEAAADSSAGTLSEPTSAADDLGVQLPHEGRHVASSEEDERLVAPAVDSSADLLSGPVAFGESGSYSGAAYNQAGYAGDYAGDTAPETAGSDAAGLSFPAPGGDASSFGTTDANGFIDASSAPVSQTPAEPEPSPFAVPDEYPGTVGQEGAAPAHLESSSTQPSVSEDLSQPAGGSYAAPSAQSDFLGAASPGAAPAAPAAPEVPAAPVDPLAERPARPVGVVFGLGANVGGVVDSLRTAVQSLKAAEGIEVTQVAPLARTVAVVAEGADPQPDYLNTVVTAMTTLSPRELLEVCQSLEVAAGRVRTEPWGVRTLDVDLVEVEGVTSTDPALSLPHPRAAERAFVLVPWSQADPFAELAGHSVSELAENAPDRGGLRWLAFDWLESDALPDKPTGPYVEPPVEQDAAGAEPELVYDATRDESSVADSSLSADYAGGISEGSSAAAEPTASAQPFSDQAPVESSPFGQPSFDASNEANAWSGRVPQIDSPYQAASAPEAAGPQGAHAPGHTAGPDEFPNDQQDDASGGAWKSPLQWNDVIGGGAQGTGPRQDA from the coding sequence GTGAGCACCACCGTCTCCGCGACCACCGACCGGATCAGCCTCGTCGGCCTGTCCGCCCGTGGCCACCACGGCGTCCTGCCCTTCGAACGTGAGGAGGGCCAGCTCTTCACGGTCGATGTCATCCTCGACCTGGGGCAGCGCGGTACCGCCGTGGCCGCCGTCACCGACTCGGTGACCGACGCCGTCGACTACTCCCGCGTGGCCAACGGCATCGTGAGCATCATCGAGGGGGAGCCGGTCAACCTCATCGAGTCCCTGGCGGACCGGATCGCCGAGCGGGTCCTGTCCTTCCCTCGCGTCGTGGCCGCCGAGGTCACTGTGCACAAGCCCCAGGCCCCTCTCGACGTCGCCTTCGAGGACGTCTCGGTGACCATCCACCGGGTGGCCGACGCCGCAGCCGGACACGGTGGGGCTCCTGCCTCCAGCCAGGCCGCCTGGGCCGCGCAGGCCGAGGCGCCGGTGGCCGTGTCGGCCCAGTCCTACGCGTCCCCCTCCTCCTCAGCCTCCCCGGTGGCCGCCGTCTCACCGGCGGCGCCCTCCTACGAGCCCCCCGCCGCGACTGCCGCGGCACCCCTCGTCTCGGAGGTCCCCGACTTCGCGGGCTCCTCCTTCACAGGCGGCGACGCATCCGCTGCCGCCGCCCCGGTGGTGCCGACCTCCGAGCCTCCCATCACCCCGACGCCCTCGCCGGCCTCGCCGCTGGAGGCGCCGGCCCGCTCGTCCTTCGCGGCCGCCGCACCCTCAATCCCCACGCCGATGCCGGTCGAGCCCAGCGTTCCCGGCGGGGGCGTCGAGTCGACCCGGTCCTGGGCACCGGACTGGGCCACCGACGGCGCAGACTCCTCCGTCTCGTCGGACTCCTCCTGGGCTCCCGAGGCTCCCGAGATCTCGGAGGCACTCAGCCAGTCCTCCAGCGCGGCAGCCGGTTCCCACGCCGCATCGAGCGCGCTGGAGACCCCATCGACCAGCGCCCCCACCGCGGCCTCCGCCGGCAGGACCGCCGGTGCTGACGGATTCGTGAGCCTGGCGGCCGATGCGCTGGGTTCGGTTCCCGTTGTTACTGAGCCGGAGCCCGCCGCCTCCAGCTATGCCGAGGAGGCGGCTGCCGACTCTTCCGCAGGGACCTTGTCCGAGCCGACCTCTGCGGCCGATGACCTCGGCGTCCAGCTGCCCCACGAGGGCCGCCACGTGGCCTCCTCCGAGGAGGATGAGCGGCTGGTCGCCCCGGCCGTCGACAGCTCCGCGGACCTGCTGAGTGGGCCCGTCGCCTTCGGCGAGTCCGGCTCCTACAGCGGGGCAGCCTACAACCAGGCCGGTTATGCCGGGGACTATGCCGGGGACACTGCCCCCGAGACGGCGGGCTCCGACGCGGCCGGCCTCTCCTTCCCCGCGCCGGGCGGTGACGCCTCCAGCTTCGGGACCACCGACGCCAACGGATTCATTGACGCCTCCTCCGCCCCGGTCTCCCAGACCCCGGCCGAGCCCGAGCCCAGTCCCTTCGCCGTCCCCGACGAGTACCCCGGTACCGTGGGCCAGGAGGGCGCGGCACCTGCCCATTTGGAGTCCTCCTCCACCCAGCCCTCCGTCTCTGAGGACCTCTCCCAGCCCGCCGGCGGCTCGTACGCCGCGCCGTCGGCGCAGTCCGACTTCCTGGGCGCTGCCTCCCCCGGCGCCGCACCGGCGGCTCCCGCCGCGCCTGAGGTTCCGGCCGCTCCGGTCGACCCGCTCGCCGAGCGGCCCGCACGCCCCGTCGGCGTCGTCTTCGGTCTGGGCGCCAACGTCGGCGGCGTCGTGGACTCCCTGCGCACGGCCGTCCAGAGCCTCAAGGCCGCCGAAGGCATCGAGGTCACTCAGGTGGCGCCGCTGGCCCGTACTGTCGCCGTCGTGGCCGAGGGTGCCGATCCCCAGCCCGACTACCTCAACACGGTGGTCACAGCCATGACGACCCTGTCCCCGCGAGAGCTGCTTGAGGTCTGCCAGTCCTTGGAGGTCGCGGCCGGGCGCGTGCGCACCGAGCCGTGGGGCGTGCGCACCCTGGACGTCGACCTGGTGGAGGTCGAGGGCGTCACCTCCACCGACCCGGCCCTGTCCCTGCCGCACCCACGTGCCGCCGAGCGCGCCTTCGTCCTCGTGCCGTGGAGCCAGGCCGACCCCTTCGCCGAGCTGGCCGGGCACTCCGTGTCCGAGCTTGCCGAGAACGCCCCCGACCGGGGTGGCCTGCGCTGGCTGGCCTTCGACTGGCTCGAATCCGATGCTCTCCCGGACAAGCCCACCGGCCCCTACGTGGAGCCCCCGGTGGAACAGGACGCCGCTGGCGCCGAGCCCGAGCTGGTCTACGACGCCACCCGTGACGAGTCCTCCGTGGCCGACTCCTCCCTGTCCGCCGACTACGCCGGCGGTATCTCCGAGGGCTCATCGGCCGCCGCGGAACCCACCGCCTCGGCGCAGCCCTTCAGCGACCAGGCACCGGTCGAGTCCTCCCCCTTCGGCCAGCCGTCTTTCGACGCCTCCAACGAAGCGAATGCCTGGTCCGGGCGAGTCCCGCAGATCGACTCGCCCTACCAGGCCGCCTCGGCCCCCGAGGCGGCCGGCCCGCAGGGCGCCCACGCCCCCGGCCACACGGCCGGCCCGGACGAGTTCCCCAACGACCAGCAGGATGACGCCTCCGGGGGCGCCTGGAAGTCCCCGCTCCAGTGGAATGACGTCATCGGCGGTGGCGCCCAGGGGACAGGTCCCCGCCAGGACGCCTGA
- a CDS encoding DUF3180 family protein, with the protein MRRTRWTSAVTWFVAAAVVSWVAGDLLLRHVGWVPVLSPWGAVTALVIAGIVLVSGLAVRRLRAREHTWITPTGAATTAAAAQASAIVGAVLGGVYGGGIILALVTPRSPAMTHLAWTSTGCLIACLVWCVIGFVVEQWCSISGDGDDDSSSGTSGRAPEGPGAPA; encoded by the coding sequence ATGCGGCGCACCCGCTGGACCAGTGCCGTCACCTGGTTCGTCGCCGCCGCGGTGGTCTCCTGGGTGGCCGGTGACCTCCTGCTGCGCCACGTCGGCTGGGTCCCGGTCCTCTCCCCCTGGGGGGCGGTGACTGCGCTGGTCATCGCCGGTATCGTCCTGGTGTCCGGTCTGGCGGTCAGGCGCCTGCGGGCGCGTGAGCACACCTGGATCACCCCGACCGGCGCCGCCACCACGGCCGCCGCCGCCCAGGCCTCAGCCATCGTGGGGGCGGTCCTGGGCGGCGTCTACGGCGGCGGGATCATCCTGGCTCTCGTGACACCGCGCTCGCCGGCCATGACTCACCTGGCCTGGACCTCGACCGGATGCCTCATCGCCTGCCTCGTGTGGTGCGTCATCGGCTTCGTCGTCGAGCAGTGGTGCTCCATCTCCGGTGACGGTGACGACGACAGCTCGTCCGGCACCTCCGGACGGGCCCCCGAAGGACCAGGAGCTCCCGCATGA
- a CDS encoding PH domain-containing protein → MNSPDTVASAVPVTPAVPDPASGRACDPPTPPPAGADPFAPDGVVFHPVSHRLITARFLGAGIVSAVLLIGSAIPGVLVSRAFFIPAALAAVLFVWLLWLIPRQVRAMGYALADNHLLWRHGVMFRSITVTPYGRMQFVDTSQGPLARRLGIAEVRLHTASASTDATINGLPVVEAENLRRVLSQRGEERMAGL, encoded by the coding sequence ATGAACAGTCCCGACACCGTGGCCAGTGCCGTCCCCGTCACCCCCGCCGTCCCGGACCCGGCCTCCGGCCGCGCCTGCGACCCGCCTACGCCGCCACCCGCCGGAGCCGATCCCTTCGCCCCCGACGGCGTCGTCTTCCACCCGGTCTCGCACCGCCTCATCACCGCCCGTTTCCTGGGGGCCGGTATCGTCAGTGCCGTCCTCCTCATCGGCTCCGCCATCCCCGGCGTGCTCGTCTCTCGCGCGTTCTTCATCCCGGCGGCGCTCGCCGCGGTCCTGTTCGTCTGGCTGCTCTGGCTCATCCCGCGCCAGGTGCGGGCCATGGGCTACGCCCTGGCGGACAACCACCTCCTGTGGCGCCACGGCGTCATGTTCCGCTCCATCACAGTCACCCCGTACGGGCGCATGCAGTTCGTGGACACCTCCCAGGGACCGCTCGCCCGCCGGCTGGGCATCGCCGAGGTCAGGCTCCACACGGCCTCGGCCAGTACCGATGCCACGATCAACGGGCTGCCGGTGGTCGAGGCCGAGAACCTGCGCCGGGTCCTGTCCCAGCGCGGTGAGGAGAGGATGGCCGGGCTGTGA
- a CDS encoding PH domain-containing protein: MSSSWESRLEASRKARAEASGEGEPAASRDLPLPDNVTWHRVSVITPLLEGWKIVTGVLAFVTAQNLDELVRAYRFISEHGFSLGGQVGYYLLGLIALIAVWVVLGLLSWWRRAYAVDADGVYLRSGILSRKLRTARLPRIQSVDVVHPLLGRIFGVGRLIVEVAGGRNSRVVIGFLTTRELQALRDRILDLAAGQIDMPGPASEDGAVQDNGAGYDTGGIDGLASTARPEGLTPEGTPGSEAAPSTRRRSTQLRASHFQEHPLYSVDGATLLGSLLRSSSVYVLGLTVIGTLAVGILIVISDFVTGREALTIISSYITIVIAMATIVWSHFNSAWNFHAAATPSGIRMSYGLTAETSRTLPPGRVHGVGLTGPILWRRKDWWKVNVTVAGRDENPHDGQTREIGNMLLPVGSRDTALRALWLVVPDLGVPDPDTLLSQALTGRDDEGVGDPQAPAGSVERGFVRISRRGRIFRPLTWRRAAIILTDTCVIIRHGRWRRRVSVIPYERIQSLNVQRGPLDRRLSLASLRLDMVAREVPTSITNLDAADAKALAAQISQRALHRSSAEQLDRWLARAVAATQAADPS, encoded by the coding sequence GTGAGCTCCAGCTGGGAGAGCAGGCTGGAGGCATCCCGGAAGGCGAGGGCGGAGGCCTCGGGTGAGGGCGAGCCCGCCGCCTCCCGGGACCTGCCCCTTCCCGACAACGTCACCTGGCACCGGGTCAGCGTCATCACGCCGCTGCTGGAGGGCTGGAAGATCGTCACCGGTGTCCTCGCCTTCGTCACGGCTCAGAACCTCGACGAGCTGGTGCGCGCCTATCGCTTCATCTCCGAGCACGGCTTCTCCCTGGGCGGTCAGGTCGGGTACTACTTGCTCGGCCTCATCGCGCTCATCGCCGTGTGGGTGGTGCTCGGGCTGCTCAGCTGGTGGCGGCGCGCCTACGCCGTGGACGCCGACGGCGTCTACCTGCGCTCGGGCATCCTCAGCCGCAAGCTGCGTACGGCCCGTCTGCCGCGGATCCAGTCCGTCGACGTCGTCCACCCCCTGCTCGGACGCATCTTCGGCGTGGGGAGGCTGATCGTCGAGGTCGCCGGCGGCCGGAACTCGCGGGTCGTCATCGGCTTCCTCACCACCCGCGAGCTTCAGGCCCTGCGTGACCGCATCCTCGACCTGGCCGCCGGACAGATAGACATGCCCGGACCCGCCTCGGAGGACGGTGCCGTCCAAGACAACGGAGCGGGCTACGACACTGGCGGCATCGACGGTCTCGCTTCCACCGCCCGGCCCGAGGGCCTCACACCGGAGGGGACGCCGGGCTCGGAGGCCGCCCCCTCCACCAGGCGGCGCTCCACGCAGCTGCGGGCCTCTCACTTCCAGGAGCACCCGCTCTACAGTGTCGACGGCGCCACCCTCCTCGGGTCCCTGCTGCGCAGCTCCTCGGTCTACGTGCTCGGGCTGACGGTCATCGGCACGCTTGCGGTCGGGATCCTCATCGTCATCTCGGACTTCGTGACCGGCCGCGAAGCGCTGACGATCATCTCCTCCTACATCACGATCGTCATCGCGATGGCGACCATCGTGTGGAGCCACTTCAACAGCGCCTGGAACTTCCACGCCGCCGCCACCCCCAGCGGTATCCGCATGAGCTACGGCCTCACCGCCGAGACCTCCCGGACGCTGCCGCCCGGGCGGGTCCATGGCGTCGGGCTCACCGGGCCGATCCTGTGGCGCCGCAAGGACTGGTGGAAGGTGAATGTCACCGTGGCCGGCCGCGATGAGAACCCCCACGACGGCCAGACTCGCGAGATCGGCAACATGCTCCTGCCCGTGGGCAGCCGGGACACCGCCCTGCGCGCGCTGTGGCTCGTGGTCCCCGACCTGGGCGTGCCCGATCCGGATACCTTGCTCAGCCAGGCCCTTACCGGCCGCGACGACGAAGGCGTCGGCGACCCGCAGGCCCCGGCGGGCTCAGTCGAGCGCGGCTTCGTGCGCATCAGCCGCCGCGGACGGATCTTCCGCCCCCTGACCTGGCGGCGCGCAGCGATCATCCTCACCGACACCTGCGTCATCATCCGCCACGGCCGCTGGCGGCGGCGGGTGTCCGTCATCCCCTACGAACGCATCCAGTCCCTCAATGTCCAGCGAGGGCCGCTGGATCGCAGGCTGAGCCTGGCCTCCCTCCGCCTCGACATGGTCGCCCGCGAGGTCCCCACCTCGATCACGAACCTCGACGCCGCCGACGCCAAGGCCCTCGCGGCGCAGATCAGTCAGCGGGCGCTGCACCGCTCCAGCGCCGAGCAGCTCGACCGGTGGCTCGCGCGCGCCGTCGCCGCCACTCAGGCCGCTGATCCCTCGTAG
- a CDS encoding Rossmann-like and DUF2520 domain-containing protein: MSDIDGTGPGVGGGHAAQASVPAATPSRPGRLGVGIISAGRVGAVLGCALRAVEHQVVGVHAVSEDSRERAEMLLPGVPVLEVEEIVERAELVLLAVPDDALEPLVQGLADLGRWQPGQLVAHTSGRYGVAVLAPAQRCGAIPLAIHPAMTFSGFSTDVARLVGCPMAVTAPAAVLPIAQALVVELGGEPFVLEESARPTYHAALAHGANHLLTVATQAVRVLAAAGVEDGAATLGPLLTAALDRALHEGEAGLTGPVSRGDAGTVASHLEALSSLRDSEGRGLDDVVASYRQLAAATTERCEATGRLTAEQALRLREVLGPERLEG; this comes from the coding sequence ATGAGCGACATCGATGGCACGGGTCCCGGCGTAGGCGGCGGGCACGCGGCTCAGGCCTCCGTCCCCGCGGCCACTCCGAGCAGGCCGGGCCGGCTGGGCGTCGGCATCATCTCCGCCGGGCGTGTCGGCGCGGTCCTGGGCTGCGCGTTGCGCGCGGTGGAGCACCAGGTGGTCGGCGTCCACGCGGTCTCGGAGGACTCGCGTGAACGCGCCGAGATGCTGCTGCCGGGTGTCCCGGTCCTGGAGGTCGAGGAGATCGTCGAGCGCGCTGAGCTGGTCCTGCTGGCCGTGCCCGACGACGCCCTCGAGCCGCTCGTCCAGGGGCTGGCGGACCTGGGGCGCTGGCAGCCGGGCCAGCTGGTGGCCCACACCTCGGGTCGCTACGGGGTCGCGGTGCTCGCGCCGGCCCAGCGCTGCGGGGCGATCCCGCTGGCGATCCACCCGGCAATGACCTTCTCCGGGTTCTCCACGGATGTGGCCCGGCTCGTCGGCTGCCCGATGGCCGTGACCGCGCCCGCCGCGGTGCTTCCGATCGCGCAGGCGCTGGTGGTCGAGCTCGGCGGGGAGCCCTTCGTCCTGGAGGAGTCGGCGCGCCCGACCTACCACGCGGCCCTCGCCCATGGCGCCAACCACCTGCTGACCGTGGCGACGCAGGCCGTCCGGGTGCTGGCGGCCGCCGGGGTCGAGGACGGTGCGGCCACGCTCGGCCCTCTGCTCACGGCGGCCCTGGACCGGGCCCTGCATGAGGGCGAGGCGGGACTGACCGGCCCGGTCTCGCGGGGTGACGCCGGGACGGTGGCCTCCCACCTGGAGGCGCTCTCCTCGCTGCGCGACAGCGAGGGGCGGGGTCTCGACGACGTCGTCGCCTCCTACCGGCAGCTGGCCGCCGCCACCACCGAGCGCTGCGAGGCCACCGGCCGGCTGACCGCCGAGCAGGCCCTGCGGCTGCGCGAGGTCCTGGGCCCGGAGCGGCTCGAGGGCTGA
- the panC gene encoding pantoate--beta-alanine ligase, translating into MGCVSTEPAPTPVPAPRSTGAATVLARSRADLVSALAESPDPRAVVMTMGALHEGHFDLVREAARRVGPTGTVVVTIFVNPLQFAPTEDLDSYPRDLEGDLDGLTRTLTGADGALGVGRLIVFAPTPEIIYPSGQPAVRIDPGPIATVLEGRTRPTHFAGVCQVVLTLMHLTAPRWALFGRKDAQQLAIIESMVRDLAVPLEIVPVDIRRESDGLAMSSRNAYLSPDQRRQALALSRALQAGRDAAAQGAGSGARPDPADIRRAALASLEEADGVEVDYVALVAPDSFEDLADAGLGLPRSEPAGEGLPATGLLAVAARVGTTRLIDNTLIDLRP; encoded by the coding sequence GTGGGGTGCGTGAGCACCGAACCCGCACCGACGCCCGTTCCCGCACCCCGATCAACCGGCGCCGCAACCGTCCTCGCCCGCAGCCGAGCCGACCTCGTCTCCGCCCTGGCCGAGTCCCCCGACCCGCGGGCGGTCGTCATGACCATGGGCGCCCTCCACGAGGGCCACTTCGACCTCGTGCGTGAGGCCGCCCGCCGCGTCGGGCCGACCGGCACAGTGGTGGTCACCATCTTCGTCAACCCCTTGCAGTTCGCCCCCACCGAGGACCTCGACTCCTACCCGCGTGACCTCGAGGGCGACCTGGATGGCCTCACCCGGACCCTCACCGGTGCCGACGGCGCCCTCGGCGTGGGACGGCTCATCGTCTTCGCCCCCACCCCTGAGATCATCTACCCCTCCGGGCAGCCGGCCGTGCGCATCGACCCCGGCCCCATCGCCACCGTCCTGGAGGGCCGTACCCGCCCCACCCACTTCGCCGGCGTCTGCCAGGTGGTGCTCACCCTCATGCACCTGACCGCCCCGCGCTGGGCGCTGTTCGGCCGCAAGGACGCCCAACAGCTGGCGATCATCGAGTCCATGGTGCGCGACCTCGCCGTCCCGCTGGAGATCGTGCCGGTCGACATCCGCCGCGAGAGCGACGGCCTGGCCATGAGCTCGCGCAACGCCTACCTCAGCCCTGACCAGCGCCGTCAGGCCCTGGCCCTGTCACGAGCGCTCCAGGCCGGCCGGGATGCCGCCGCTCAGGGGGCCGGCTCCGGGGCCCGACCCGACCCCGCCGACATCCGCCGCGCCGCCCTGGCGTCCCTGGAGGAGGCCGACGGCGTCGAGGTCGACTACGTGGCCCTCGTCGCCCCGGACAGCTTCGAGGACCTGGCCGACGCCGGCCTCGGCCTGCCGCGCAGCGAGCCGGCGGGGGAAGGGCTTCCCGCCACAGGACTGCTGGCCGTCGCCGCGCGCGTCGGCACCACCCGCCTCATCGACAACACCCTCATCGACCTGCGTCCCTGA
- the panD gene encoding aspartate 1-decarboxylase encodes MSPRTRTMMTSKIHRATVTQADLDYVGSITVDVDLLEAADLLPGERVDICNCTNGNRLSTYVIPGERGGGEICVNGAAAHLVSPGDVVILIAYSQMSDAEARTYLPHVVFVDAANRIVERGTDPGQIPADSDVARLQGLRPSGIPLADARA; translated from the coding sequence ATGAGCCCCCGCACCCGGACGATGATGACGTCCAAGATTCACCGTGCCACCGTGACGCAGGCCGACCTCGACTACGTCGGCTCGATCACGGTGGACGTCGACCTGCTCGAGGCGGCCGACCTGCTGCCCGGCGAACGCGTCGACATCTGCAACTGCACCAACGGCAACCGTCTGTCCACCTACGTCATCCCCGGCGAGCGCGGCGGCGGAGAGATCTGCGTCAACGGCGCCGCCGCCCACCTGGTCAGTCCCGGCGACGTCGTCATCCTCATCGCCTACTCCCAGATGTCCGACGCCGAGGCCCGCACCTACCTGCCCCACGTCGTCTTCGTCGACGCGGCCAACCGGATCGTGGAGCGCGGTACCGACCCCGGCCAGATCCCGGCCGACTCCGACGTCGCCCGCCTCCAGGGGCTGCGTCCCTCCGGCATCCCCCTGGCCGACGCCCGCGCCTGA
- a CDS encoding lysine--tRNA ligase: MTDESTPSPDPITTDAPADSRSPKSAMSAGDSSDQPKQPKADPGPGEQFEVRAGKRERLRGEGWDPYPVSVPVTTTIAAVREGYAHLAAGDETDDVVGVAGRVVFLRNTGRLCFVTLQDGAGTTLQAMLSAKALPAEGHTALAAFKADVDLGDHLFVHGRVISSRRGELSVMAEPVLREGAEAASAGDDDVEVPAWRIASKALRPLPKTWTNEAGEAVTLSEEQRVRRRELDLLTRPAARDMVRTRAAVVRSIRENFFRRDYLELETPMLQVIHGGAAARPFITHMNAFDMDLYLRIATEIYLKRAVVGGVDRVFEINRNFRNEGADSSHSPEFTALEAYEAYSDYDGMAELTRNLVQQAARDAFDLPEGGEVVTLADGTEYDLSGQWDKIDLYTSVSEALGEEITVETPRERLVAHAERIGLEIDDYAVAGKVVEDIFEELVGNKLWAPTFVYDFPEDTSPLTRYHRSKPGLTEKWDLYVRGFETATAYSELADPVVQRERFEAQALAAAKGDPEAMILDEDFLVAMEQGFPPSGGMGMGIDRLLMVLTGQGIRETITFPLVKRS, translated from the coding sequence GTGACTGACGAGAGCACCCCCAGCCCCGACCCGATCACCACCGACGCCCCCGCCGACTCCCGGTCGCCGAAGTCGGCGATGTCTGCGGGCGATTCATCGGACCAGCCCAAGCAGCCCAAGGCCGACCCGGGCCCGGGCGAGCAGTTCGAGGTCCGCGCCGGCAAACGCGAGCGCCTGCGCGGCGAGGGCTGGGACCCCTACCCGGTCTCCGTGCCCGTCACCACCACCATCGCCGCCGTGCGCGAGGGCTACGCCCACCTCGCGGCCGGAGACGAGACCGACGACGTCGTCGGCGTGGCCGGCCGTGTCGTCTTCCTGCGCAACACCGGCCGCCTGTGCTTCGTCACCCTCCAGGACGGGGCCGGCACCACCCTGCAGGCCATGCTCTCGGCCAAGGCCCTGCCCGCCGAGGGCCACACCGCGCTCGCGGCCTTCAAGGCCGACGTCGACCTGGGCGACCACCTCTTCGTCCACGGCCGCGTCATCTCCTCGCGCCGCGGCGAGCTGTCCGTCATGGCCGAGCCCGTCCTGCGCGAGGGCGCCGAGGCCGCCTCCGCCGGGGACGACGACGTCGAGGTCCCCGCCTGGCGGATCGCCTCCAAGGCGCTGCGCCCCCTGCCCAAGACCTGGACCAACGAGGCCGGTGAGGCGGTGACGCTCTCGGAGGAGCAGCGCGTGCGCCGTCGCGAGCTCGACCTGCTCACCCGGCCCGCTGCCCGCGACATGGTGCGCACCCGCGCCGCCGTCGTGCGCTCCATCCGCGAGAACTTCTTCCGCCGCGACTACCTGGAGCTGGAGACCCCCATGCTCCAGGTCATTCACGGCGGGGCGGCCGCGCGCCCGTTCATCACCCATATGAACGCCTTCGACATGGACCTCTACCTGCGCATCGCCACGGAGATCTACCTCAAGCGCGCCGTGGTCGGCGGCGTCGACCGCGTCTTCGAGATCAACCGCAACTTCCGCAACGAGGGCGCCGACTCCTCCCACTCCCCGGAGTTCACGGCCCTGGAGGCCTACGAGGCCTACTCCGACTACGACGGCATGGCCGAGCTGACCCGCAACCTCGTCCAGCAGGCAGCCCGCGACGCCTTCGACCTGCCCGAGGGCGGGGAGGTCGTCACCCTGGCCGACGGCACCGAGTACGACCTGTCGGGCCAGTGGGACAAGATCGACCTCTACACCTCCGTCTCCGAGGCCCTCGGCGAGGAGATCACGGTGGAGACCCCGCGTGAGCGGCTGGTCGCCCACGCCGAGAGGATTGGCCTGGAGATCGACGACTACGCCGTGGCCGGCAAGGTCGTCGAGGACATCTTCGAGGAGCTCGTCGGCAACAAGCTGTGGGCGCCCACCTTCGTCTACGACTTCCCCGAGGACACCTCGCCGCTGACCCGCTACCACCGCAGCAAGCCGGGCCTGACCGAGAAGTGGGACCTCTACGTGCGCGGCTTCGAGACCGCCACCGCCTACTCCGAGCTCGCCGACCCCGTGGTCCAGCGCGAGCGCTTCGAGGCCCAGGCCCTGGCGGCCGCCAAGGGCGACCCCGAGGCCATGATCCTGGACGAGGACTTCCTGGTCGCCATGGAGCAGGGCTTCCCGCCCAGCGGCGGCATGGGCATGGGCATCGACCGCCTCCTCATGGTGCTCACCGGCCAGGGAATCCGCGAGACCATCACCTTCCCGCTGGTCAAGCGGAGCTGA